In a genomic window of Cardiocondyla obscurior isolate alpha-2009 linkage group LG08, Cobs3.1, whole genome shotgun sequence:
- the LOC139104856 gene encoding uncharacterized protein, giving the protein MRSINPPEQSDMTGEENTLLILQSAKSIILRKDVSIWCLLSFPAFFAERLSPDQKAPQFARGSGGLILNPPFESEQREPRTGPLTSTNVVGEDDVQREEVATLKLVDGELVRVVEGSYSYKSPEGIPVSVHYVADENGYRAGFRLGAAAAGTSTGSLIRPVGPSIGSNIGPHVASVGSGSTTYLPSKPNVDRSYLPPQ; this is encoded by the exons ATGCGGTCCATTAATCCTCCCGAACAATCTGACATGACGGGAGAAGAAAATACGTTGTTGATTTTACAATCCGCAAAGTCCATTATTTTGAGGAAAGACGTCTCG ATCTGGTGCTTGCTCTCTTTTCCGGCGTTCTTTGCTGAGAGGCTGTCTCCGGATCAAAAGGCACCCCAGTTCGCGCGCGGTTCCGGCGGCTTGATCCTGAATCCGCCCTTCGAGAGTGAACAGAGGGAACCGCGCACGGGTCCGCTGACCTCCACAAACGTCGTCGGCGAAGACGACGTCCAGAGAGAGGAAGTTGCCACCCTGAAGCTCGTAGACGGCGAGCTAGTCCGAGTAGTAGAAGGATCTTACTCTTACAAAAGTCCCGAAGGAATTCCTGTTTCCGTTCA CTACGTCGCGGACGAAAACGGATATCGAGCTGGATTCAGATTGGGGGCTGCCGCAGCCGGCACTTCAACGGGATCACTTATCAGACCTGTAGGACCCTCCATCGGGTCCAACATAGGACCCCACGTCGCATCCGTAGGATCAGGGAGTACCACATATCTGCCATCGAAGCCAAACGTTGATCGGAGTTATCTGCCGCCTCAATGA
- the LOC139104921 gene encoding MATH and LRR domain-containing protein PFE0570w-like isoform X1: MDSPPHTITLVSKSIKMENSPETITLITESDKLDSSEQTITLVSDSGKMEYSTQSVTFVDEPDVASKNQTSPSSVTSPPRLTPTGKISYAKTRVYTQRYRKEWEQMSDFKGWLTSVPFQPTRAYCRYCKKNLHAHRLSLLKHTCTMKHQRSALAYVLEEKQLLKSDTDVDGDDIDGDGDADADADADADADAELEVGLMEEVETLDESSQSKLDEDNEDDIEYVVERLDTDEDETLEFKDIKDKIKDHMEEDEEKDIDTTQSEDSPTVIKKIKLSHEKCRDPLAEAMAHVHSEYLEEEEVGDQENIQMEMVVESTNDNLSVLSESPDEKMSKTHENEKTVIKATKNGKVLQEDSKDNLVVTSSIPILNTTYQTNISASTASSQNMINLVSNSNAINFVPNVASMKTQKTITLMCGNKTFTLTGGAFQPGTQYVLTKLKGKPTTLMVADQKKSNEPQKIKLESTLTRTNSNSSINQSLTSPSTSEQSSVIDQQSNIKSSKKTGVLGKQPVVKQTASKKLRISTYVVDTVKGAPINGLQVSLYKLMDGKWTFLNETNTNSEGHCNDLVEKVKGTIGRYKIHFDVDKYFTLKKIDTMFPFIEIVFDVKNSNTHYHIPLLLSPFGYTTYRGT, encoded by the exons ATGGATAGCCCGCCGCATACCATCACGCTCGTCAGCAAGTCCATCAAAATGGAGAACTCGCCGGAGACTATCACGCTGATCACCGAGTCCGACAAGCTAGATAGCTCCGAGCAAACGATCACGCTCGTTAGCGACTCTGGGAAAATGGAGTACTCGACGCAGTCTGTCACTTTTGTCGACGAGCCGGACGTTGCGTCTAAGAATCAGACAAGCCCGTCGTCGGTAACGTCGCCCCCGCGGCTCACGCCAACTGGGAAGATCAGCTATGCCAAGACCAGGGTCTATACTCAGCGCTATAGGAAGGAATGGGAGCAAATGTCGGACTTCAAAG GATGGTTGACTTCTGTACCATTTCAACCTACTCGTGCTTACTGccgatattgtaaaaaaaatttacatgccCATCGTTTGTCATTGCTGAAACACACTTGTACGATGAAACACCAGCGCTCGGCCTTAGCATATGTATTAGAGGAGAAACAGCTACTAAAGTCAGACACTGATGTTGATGGTGATGATATTGATGGTGATGGTGATGCCGATGCCGATGCCGATGCCGATGCCGATGCCGATGCTGAACTTGAAGTAGGACTTATGGAAGAAGTCGAg aCCCTTGATGAATCTTCACAATCAAAATTAGATGAAGACAATGAAGATGATATCGAATATGTTGTTGAGAGATTAGATACAGATGAGGATGAAAcattagaatttaaagatataaaagacaaaattaaaGATCACATGGAAGAGGATGAGGAAAAAGACATAGATACTACTCAGTCTGAGGATTCTCCAACTGtaataaagaagataaaattatcacATGAG AAATGTCGAGATCCTTTAGCAGAGGCAATGGCTCACGTTCACAGTGAGTATCTTGAGGAAGAAGAAGTGGGAGATCAGGAAAATATTCAAATGGAAATGGTGGTAGAATCAACTAACGATAATTTGTCTGTTCTGTCTGAGTCACCTGACGAAAAAATGTCGAAGACAcacgaaaatgaaaaaacagTAATCAAAGCTACTAAGAATGGAAAAGTCCTT CAGGAGGACAGTAAAGATAATCTGGTTGTGACTTCATCAATACCGATACTGAATACGACATATCAAACAAACATTTCGGCAAGCACAGCATCGAGTCAAAATATGATTAATCTTGTATCGAATTCAAATGCGATTAATTTTGTGCCAAATGTAGCAAGTATGAAGACACAAAAGACTATAACTCTGATGTGTggtaataaaacatttacattAACTGGTGGCGCTTTTCAACCGGGCACACAATATGTATTGACCAAGCTTAAGGGAAAGCCAACGACTTTAATGGTGGCCGACCAAAAAAAATCGAACGAACCGCAGAAAATCAAACTAGAATCGACTCTAACTAGGACGAATTCTAACTCCAGCATTAATCAATCGCTGACTAGTCCTAGCACTAGCGAGCAATCGTCTGTTATCGATCAACAATCGAATATCAAATCATctaaaaaa actGGTGTTTTGGGAAAACAACCTGTTGTAAAACAAACTGCATCGAAAAAACTGCGAATTTCCACATATGTCGTTGATACTGTTAAAGGAGCTCCGATTAATGGATTGCAAGTTAGCTTATACAAACTAATGGATGGTAAATGGACCTTCTTAAATGAAAC caataCAAATTCAGAAGGTCATTGCAATGATTTGGTGGAAAAGGTGAAAGGTACTATCGGTCGTTACAAGATCCATTTTGATGTCGATAAGtatttcacgttaaaaaaGATAGATACTATGTTTCCGTTTATTGAAATCGTATTTGACGTAAAAAACTCGAATACTCACTATCACATACCTCTTTTATTGAGTCCATTTGGTTACACAACTTACCGTGGTACGTAA
- the LOC139104921 gene encoding MATH and LRR domain-containing protein PFE0570w-like isoform X2, whose product MDSPPHTITLVSKSIKMENSPETITLITESDKLDSSEQTITLVSDSGKMEYSTQSVTFVDEPDVASKNQTSPSSVTSPPRLTPTGKISYAKTRVYTQRYRKEWEQMSDFKGWLTSVPFQPTRAYCRYCKKNLHAHRLSLLKHTCTMKHQRSALAYVLEEKQLLKSDTDVDGDDIDGDGDADADADADADADAELEVGLMEEVETLDESSQSKLDEDNEDDIEYVVERLDTDEDETLEFKDIKDKIKDHMEEDEEKDIDTTQSEDSPTVIKKIKLSHEKCRDPLAEAMAHVHSEYLEEEEVGDQENIQMEMVVESTNDNLSVLSESPDEKMSKTHENEKTVIKATKNGKVLEDSKDNLVVTSSIPILNTTYQTNISASTASSQNMINLVSNSNAINFVPNVASMKTQKTITLMCGNKTFTLTGGAFQPGTQYVLTKLKGKPTTLMVADQKKSNEPQKIKLESTLTRTNSNSSINQSLTSPSTSEQSSVIDQQSNIKSSKKTGVLGKQPVVKQTASKKLRISTYVVDTVKGAPINGLQVSLYKLMDGKWTFLNETNTNSEGHCNDLVEKVKGTIGRYKIHFDVDKYFTLKKIDTMFPFIEIVFDVKNSNTHYHIPLLLSPFGYTTYRGT is encoded by the exons ATGGATAGCCCGCCGCATACCATCACGCTCGTCAGCAAGTCCATCAAAATGGAGAACTCGCCGGAGACTATCACGCTGATCACCGAGTCCGACAAGCTAGATAGCTCCGAGCAAACGATCACGCTCGTTAGCGACTCTGGGAAAATGGAGTACTCGACGCAGTCTGTCACTTTTGTCGACGAGCCGGACGTTGCGTCTAAGAATCAGACAAGCCCGTCGTCGGTAACGTCGCCCCCGCGGCTCACGCCAACTGGGAAGATCAGCTATGCCAAGACCAGGGTCTATACTCAGCGCTATAGGAAGGAATGGGAGCAAATGTCGGACTTCAAAG GATGGTTGACTTCTGTACCATTTCAACCTACTCGTGCTTACTGccgatattgtaaaaaaaatttacatgccCATCGTTTGTCATTGCTGAAACACACTTGTACGATGAAACACCAGCGCTCGGCCTTAGCATATGTATTAGAGGAGAAACAGCTACTAAAGTCAGACACTGATGTTGATGGTGATGATATTGATGGTGATGGTGATGCCGATGCCGATGCCGATGCCGATGCCGATGCCGATGCTGAACTTGAAGTAGGACTTATGGAAGAAGTCGAg aCCCTTGATGAATCTTCACAATCAAAATTAGATGAAGACAATGAAGATGATATCGAATATGTTGTTGAGAGATTAGATACAGATGAGGATGAAAcattagaatttaaagatataaaagacaaaattaaaGATCACATGGAAGAGGATGAGGAAAAAGACATAGATACTACTCAGTCTGAGGATTCTCCAACTGtaataaagaagataaaattatcacATGAG AAATGTCGAGATCCTTTAGCAGAGGCAATGGCTCACGTTCACAGTGAGTATCTTGAGGAAGAAGAAGTGGGAGATCAGGAAAATATTCAAATGGAAATGGTGGTAGAATCAACTAACGATAATTTGTCTGTTCTGTCTGAGTCACCTGACGAAAAAATGTCGAAGACAcacgaaaatgaaaaaacagTAATCAAAGCTACTAAGAATGGAAAAGTCCTT GAGGACAGTAAAGATAATCTGGTTGTGACTTCATCAATACCGATACTGAATACGACATATCAAACAAACATTTCGGCAAGCACAGCATCGAGTCAAAATATGATTAATCTTGTATCGAATTCAAATGCGATTAATTTTGTGCCAAATGTAGCAAGTATGAAGACACAAAAGACTATAACTCTGATGTGTggtaataaaacatttacattAACTGGTGGCGCTTTTCAACCGGGCACACAATATGTATTGACCAAGCTTAAGGGAAAGCCAACGACTTTAATGGTGGCCGACCAAAAAAAATCGAACGAACCGCAGAAAATCAAACTAGAATCGACTCTAACTAGGACGAATTCTAACTCCAGCATTAATCAATCGCTGACTAGTCCTAGCACTAGCGAGCAATCGTCTGTTATCGATCAACAATCGAATATCAAATCATctaaaaaa actGGTGTTTTGGGAAAACAACCTGTTGTAAAACAAACTGCATCGAAAAAACTGCGAATTTCCACATATGTCGTTGATACTGTTAAAGGAGCTCCGATTAATGGATTGCAAGTTAGCTTATACAAACTAATGGATGGTAAATGGACCTTCTTAAATGAAAC caataCAAATTCAGAAGGTCATTGCAATGATTTGGTGGAAAAGGTGAAAGGTACTATCGGTCGTTACAAGATCCATTTTGATGTCGATAAGtatttcacgttaaaaaaGATAGATACTATGTTTCCGTTTATTGAAATCGTATTTGACGTAAAAAACTCGAATACTCACTATCACATACCTCTTTTATTGAGTCCATTTGGTTACACAACTTACCGTGGTACGTAA
- the LOC139104925 gene encoding mitochondrial carrier homolog 2 isoform X1 encodes MRTGIRNERRVRNVPSVPPKSKESEVMWSDIAGRILINAISYPIEYAKVLIQIGYEPIPPKPTVTLFGKPALKLPNAFTYIKHIKKLDGLTGCYRGLVPKVCSYTVSTIACDKTLEYLQVNSEEQNEDEEDEDESVRRKKCINEIIKDVISRTVAIVVSHPLEVISLRMMAQFVGGETKYSSVFGSFLEIYRENGILGYYAGLIPRVIGSAAVIVLSGISTYAINNYIIQEPTMKPYTASTMKFVATTVMYPFLVVSHCMAVNNCGLVAGLPPYMPVYQNWLHCWSHLSTHNQLKRGSSLLWRYYTGPQMLLNGKLIPIMGDNFYQPSS; translated from the exons ATGAGGACCGGTATTAGAAACG AAAGGAGGGTTAGAAATGTGCCAAGTGTGCCTCCAAAGTCGAAAGAATCAGAGGTCATGTGGTCAGACATAGCTGGGCGCATTTTGATCAATGCAATTTCCTATCCCATTGAATATGCAAAAGTTCTGATACAG ATTGGATATGAGCCTATTCCACCAAAACCAACTGTAACATTGTTTGGAAAGCCAGCATTAAAACTACCAAATGCCTTTACATATA tTAAACACATTAAAAAGCTGGATGGATTGACAGGCTGCTACAGAGGTTTGGTGCCCAAAGTATGTTCCTACACAGTCAGTACAATAGCATGTGACAAAACTTTGGAGTATCTCCAGGTTAATTCTGAGGAGCAGAATGAAGATGAAGAGGATGAGGACGAAAGTGTGAG acgtAAAAAGTGcataaatgaaataatcaaAGATGTAATCAGTAGAACGGTCGCGATCGTTGTAAGTCATCCTTTGGAAGTTATTTCGTTAAGGATGATGGCTCAATTTGTAGGCGGAGAAACAAAGTATAG tAGTGTATTTGGATCGTTCCTGGAGATCTATAGAGAGAATGGGATCCTAGGATATTATGCAGGATTGATACCACGTGTCATAGGAAGTGCTGCAGTTATAGTTTTAAGTGGTATCTCTACATATgccataaataattatatcatacAGGAGCCAACAATGAAACCATACACTGCGTCAACTATGAAA TTTGTAGCTACAACCGTTATGTATCCATTTCTGGTGGTATCACACTGTATGGCAGTGAATAATTGTGG ATTAGTAGCTGGTCTTCCACCATACATGCCGGTTTACCAAAACTGGCTGCACTGCTGGTCCCATTTGTCTACTCACAACCAACTGAAAAGAGGCAGCAGTTTATTATGGCGTTACTACACTGGACCGCAAATGCTGTTGAATGGCAAATTAATACCGATTATGGGTGACAATTTTTATCAACCCAGCTCTTAA
- the LOC139104930 gene encoding 5-hydroxyisourate hydrolase 2-like yields the protein MSESVNPGEDKLSITTHVLDTSKGRPADGLPVCLYKFENDKWTLLKESTTDANGRCGDLLQDKDRSSGRFKIEFRVNDYFNRIATVSMYPLIDVMFDVQNTNEHYHIPLLLNPFGYSTYRGS from the exons ATGAGTGAATCTGTAAATCCGGGCGAAGATAAACTGAGCATTACTACACACGTTTTGGATACTAGCAAAGGTCGGCCTGCTGATGGATTACCTGTGTGTCTCTATAAGTTTGAAAATGATAAGTGGActcttttaaaagaaag cacGACAGATGCAAACGGACGTTGTGGGGATCTATTGCAGGACAAGGACCGGAGTTCCGGCAGATTCAAGATCGAATTTCGGGTGAATGATTACTTCAATCGAATTGCGACGGTATCAATGTATCCGTTAATCGATGTGATGTTTGATGTGCAAAATACCAACGAGCACTATCACATTCCTTTGCTGCTGAATCCTTTCGGATACAGCACGTATCGCGGTTCATGA
- the LOC139104925 gene encoding mitochondrial carrier homolog 2 isoform X2, which translates to MRTGIRNERRVRNVPSVPPKSKESEVMWSDIAGRILINAISYPIEYAKVLIQIGYEPIPPKPTVTLFGKPALKLPNAFTYIKHIKKLDGLTGCYRGLVPKVCSYTVSTIACDKTLEYLQVNSEEQNEDEEDEDESVRRKKCINEIIKDVISRTVAIVVSHPLEVISLRMMAQFVGGETKYSSVFGSFLEIYRENGILGYYAGLIPRVIGSAAVIVLSGISTYAINNYIIQEPTMKPYTASTMKFVATTVMYPFLVVSHCMAVNNCGSWSSTIHAGLPKLAALLVPFVYSQPTEKRQQFIMALLHWTANAVEWQINTDYG; encoded by the exons ATGAGGACCGGTATTAGAAACG AAAGGAGGGTTAGAAATGTGCCAAGTGTGCCTCCAAAGTCGAAAGAATCAGAGGTCATGTGGTCAGACATAGCTGGGCGCATTTTGATCAATGCAATTTCCTATCCCATTGAATATGCAAAAGTTCTGATACAG ATTGGATATGAGCCTATTCCACCAAAACCAACTGTAACATTGTTTGGAAAGCCAGCATTAAAACTACCAAATGCCTTTACATATA tTAAACACATTAAAAAGCTGGATGGATTGACAGGCTGCTACAGAGGTTTGGTGCCCAAAGTATGTTCCTACACAGTCAGTACAATAGCATGTGACAAAACTTTGGAGTATCTCCAGGTTAATTCTGAGGAGCAGAATGAAGATGAAGAGGATGAGGACGAAAGTGTGAG acgtAAAAAGTGcataaatgaaataatcaaAGATGTAATCAGTAGAACGGTCGCGATCGTTGTAAGTCATCCTTTGGAAGTTATTTCGTTAAGGATGATGGCTCAATTTGTAGGCGGAGAAACAAAGTATAG tAGTGTATTTGGATCGTTCCTGGAGATCTATAGAGAGAATGGGATCCTAGGATATTATGCAGGATTGATACCACGTGTCATAGGAAGTGCTGCAGTTATAGTTTTAAGTGGTATCTCTACATATgccataaataattatatcatacAGGAGCCAACAATGAAACCATACACTGCGTCAACTATGAAA TTTGTAGCTACAACCGTTATGTATCCATTTCTGGTGGTATCACACTGTATGGCAGTGAATAATTGTGG TAGCTGGTCTTCCACCATACATGCCGGTTTACCAAAACTGGCTGCACTGCTGGTCCCATTTGTCTACTCACAACCAACTGAAAAGAGGCAGCAGTTTATTATGGCGTTACTACACTGGACCGCAAATGCTGTTGAATGGCAAATTAATACCGATTATGGGTGA
- the LOC139104920 gene encoding ladinin-1-like, with protein MKPILYRVETYIVPETKNLSVINDLNIMKQLNTSEGISGNNTQCEETISRAYNKCEEFSKFSTEGSKLIDAKIMKDIMNETETLLDERYHNNDIIKYYNNHDDSYNSKERLSIQKTEFQASIGSQETLYPAKHFSRVNSLMSIDERSENSLDMNVNDFCRHGYKNGCSASIPSPEEVSEEIFRENWLHKIEILRDRETILREKEINLQKRERELFRKEKELRIMERLLNDKMKLVEQQLKHQQDMLVGKRLDEAARILSSDIDKFLKEKIPNADVTTKENVLKKEEIVKKEEVPRKDEVPNKAEISIKAEVLNKGEFPNKIEEVPNKIEISNKTETPNKTQISNKAAIPNKVEVLNKTEILNRAEIPNKAELLNKAQIPNKAEITNKAQIPNRAEVPKKAVTSKNQARWPSVDQFNNSYGKKEESNKKAIHQARSSSSSKKSSFSRTHSYATIRYKERPKINYDDLNSTLSGASVDSLNLRTSQWFNPSLYKKPSAFTRIGSERCNRQKTSTGKLQKIIEEKHDYVVEENKILQKVSDNISALHEKETRFQNYGLVDVIPDGNMERYSNSESKLSSYLDIEISEKNSYQSLASISKDSKDRPVSWANETNKWLQKKHHIHDSMIKPTENKENITCNTRHVAETILTKPKKKFFLFR; from the coding sequence ATGAAGCCAATTCTGTATAGAGTTGAGACGTACATCGTGCCAGAAACAAAGAACTTATCAGTTATTAACGATCTCAATATcatgaaacaattaaatacaAGTGAAGGCATATCTGGGAATAATACGCAATGCGAGGAAACTATATCACGTGCCTATAATAAATGCGAGGAATTCTCAAAGTTCTCCACCGAGGGAAGCAAATTGATTGATGCAAAAATCATGAAAGATATAATGAACGAGACTGAAACCCTACTTGACGAACGTTATCATAataacgatattattaaatattataataatcacgACGATTCGTATAATTCTAAAGAACGGCTGAGTATACAAAAGACGGAGTTTCAAGCGTCAATTGGATCGCAGGAGACATTGTATCCCGCGAAACACTTCAGCAGAGTTAACAGTTTAATGTCGATCGACGAGAGAAGTGAGAATTCTTTAGACATGAACGTCAACGATTTTTGCCGTCACGGTTACAAGAATGGTTGTTCTGCGTCGATTCCATCACCCGAAGAAGTTAGCGAGGAGATCTTCAGAGAGAATTGGCTACATAAAATCGAGATTCTGAGAGATCGCGAAACTATCCTACGAGAAAAGGagataaatttgcaaaagagagagagagaattatttaggaaagagaaagagttgCGAATCATGGAGAGACTTCTCAATGATAAGATGAAACTAGTAGAACAGCAGTTAAAACATCAGCAAGATATGCTCGTGGGAAAAAGGCTGGACGAAGCGGCACGAATTTTATCCAGTGATATTGAcaagtttttaaaagaaaaaatcccGAACGCCGATGTCACGACGAAAGAAAATGTattgaaaaaggaagaaattgtaaaaaaggaagaagttCCAAGAAAAGATGAGGTTCCAAATAAAGCTGAGATTTCAATTAAGGCCGAAGTTCTCAATAAAGGTGAGTTTCcgaataaaatagaagaagttccgaataaaatagaaatttcaaataaaacagAGACTCCGAATAAAACACAGATTTCGAATAAAGCAGCGATTCCGAATAAAGTAGAAGTTTTGAATAAAAccgaaattttaaatagagcAGAAATTCCGAATAAAGCAGAACTTCTAAATAAAGCACAGATTCCAAATAAAGCAGAAATTACGAATAAAGCACAGATTCCAAATAGAGCAGAGGTTCCGAAAAAAGCAGTGACTTCAAAAAATCAAGCTCGATGGCCCTCGGTCGATCagtttaataattcgtatggaaaaaaagaagaatctaataaaaaagCAATACATCAGGCACGTTCAAGTTCATCGTCAAAAAAATCCTCTTTTTCGAGGACACACTCATATGCCACAATAAGATACAAAGAAAGACCTAAAATCAATTACGATGACTTAAACTCGACGTTGTCAGGTGCCAGCGTAGATTCTTTAAACTTACGAACGTCACAGTGGTTTAATCCATCGCTTTACAAGAAACCGAGTGCATTCACCAGAATAGGAAGCGAGCGATGTAACAGGCAAAAAACTTCCACGGGAAAGctacaaaaaataatagaggAAAAACACGATTACGTGgtcgaagaaaataaaattcttcaaaAAGTCAGTGATAATATAAGCGCTTTGCATGAAAAGGAAACAAGGTTTCAAAATTACGGACTTGTGGATGTTATTCCTGACGGTAACATGGAACGTTATTCCAACAGCGAAAGCAAGTTATCCTCGTATCTCGATATAGAAATCAGTGAGAAGAACAGTTATCAAAGTCTTGCTAGCATTTCTAAAGATTCTAAAGATCGACCAGTCTCTTGGGCCAATGAGACGAACAAGTGGCTGCAAAAAAAACACCATATACACGATTCAATGATCAAACCGACTGAAAATAAAGAGAACATCACGTGCAATACGCGTCATGTCGCAGAGACAATTTTAACGAAGCCTAAGAAAAAATTCTTCCTATTTCGTTAG